A window of Garciella nitratireducens DSM 15102 contains these coding sequences:
- the ftsZ gene encoding cell division protein FtsZ, whose product MLEFDMDLEQYAQIKVIGCGGGGNNAVNRMIEAGLQGVEFVALNTDKQALLLSQANYTIQIGEKITKGLGAGANPEIGQRSAEESKDEIYKVLEGSDMVFITAGMGGGTGTGAAPVVASIAKELGILTVGVVTKPFTFEGRKRMTQAEKGIEELKSKVDTLVTIPNDRLLQVVEKKTSLGDAFKIADDVLLQGVQGISDLIAVPGLINLDFADVKTIMEDTGLAHMGIGQASGENRAAEAAQKAIESPLLETSIQGAKGVLLNITGGSQLGLFEVNQAAELVANAADPDVNLIFGAVIDESLQEDIKITVIATGFENIHSQSFDEVASTLNKSDRNLKANDLDIPTFLRKNK is encoded by the coding sequence TTGCTAGAGTTTGATATGGATTTAGAGCAATATGCACAAATAAAAGTTATAGGTTGCGGTGGTGGTGGCAATAATGCAGTAAATAGAATGATTGAAGCAGGACTTCAAGGAGTAGAATTTGTTGCATTAAATACAGATAAGCAAGCTTTACTTTTATCACAAGCTAATTATACAATTCAAATTGGAGAGAAAATAACAAAAGGATTAGGGGCGGGTGCAAATCCTGAAATTGGACAACGATCTGCTGAAGAAAGCAAAGATGAAATATATAAAGTATTAGAAGGATCTGATATGGTTTTTATTACTGCAGGAATGGGTGGAGGTACTGGGACTGGAGCTGCTCCAGTAGTAGCTTCTATTGCAAAAGAATTAGGGATCTTAACAGTAGGAGTAGTTACAAAACCTTTTACGTTTGAAGGAAGAAAACGAATGACTCAAGCTGAAAAGGGAATAGAAGAGTTAAAATCAAAAGTAGATACTTTAGTTACCATTCCTAATGATAGATTGTTACAAGTTGTAGAAAAGAAAACTTCTTTAGGAGATGCTTTTAAGATAGCTGATGACGTTTTATTACAAGGGGTTCAAGGAATATCAGATTTAATAGCAGTACCTGGCCTAATTAATTTAGATTTTGCAGATGTAAAGACTATTATGGAAGATACTGGATTAGCTCATATGGGTATTGGACAAGCGAGTGGAGAAAATAGAGCTGCAGAGGCTGCTCAAAAAGCAATTGAAAGTCCATTACTTGAAACATCAATACAGGGAGCAAAGGGTGTATTATTAAATATTACTGGTGGTTCACAATTAGGGCTATTTGAAGTAAATCAGGCAGCGGAATTAGTAGCAAATGCTGCTGATCCAGATGTAAATTTAATTTTTGGAGCAGTTATTGATGAGAGCCTCCAAGAGGATATTAAAATTACTGTGATTGCAACTGGATTTGAAAATATTCATTCTCAATCTTTTGATGAAGTTGCTAGTACTTTAAACAAATCTGATAGAAATTTGAAAGCTAATGATTTAGATATTCCAACTTTTTTAAGAAAAAATAAGTAA
- the sigG gene encoding RNA polymerase sporulation sigma factor SigG, producing the protein MVNKVEICGVNTSRLPVLTNKEMRELFDQIHKGDENARKTFIQGNLRLVLSVIQRFNNRGENLDDLFQVGCIGLIKAIDNFDLSQNVKFSTYAVPMIIGEIRRYLRDNNSIRVSRSLKDIAYKALQVRDQLTNRNTKEPTISEISSELGIPREEVVFALDAIQDPISLFEPIYQDSGDAIYVMDQVSDEKSQDEIWLENIALQEAMEKLNSREKLILNLRFFEGKTQMEVAEEIGISQAQVSRLEKTALVHMRKYI; encoded by the coding sequence ATGGTTAATAAAGTAGAAATATGTGGAGTAAATACTTCGAGATTACCAGTTCTTACAAATAAAGAAATGAGAGAATTATTTGATCAGATACATAAAGGAGACGAGAATGCTAGAAAAACCTTTATACAAGGGAACTTAAGATTGGTTTTAAGCGTTATCCAAAGATTTAACAATCGTGGAGAAAATTTAGATGATTTATTTCAAGTAGGATGCATAGGTCTTATAAAAGCTATAGATAATTTTGATTTGAGTCAAAATGTAAAGTTTTCAACCTATGCTGTACCAATGATTATAGGTGAAATTAGAAGGTATTTAAGAGATAATAATTCTATAAGAGTTAGTCGTTCTTTAAAGGATATTGCTTATAAAGCATTACAAGTAAGGGATCAACTAACTAATAGAAATACTAAAGAGCCTACTATAAGTGAAATATCATCAGAATTAGGGATACCTAGGGAGGAAGTAGTATTTGCATTAGATGCTATTCAAGATCCTATTTCTTTATTTGAACCTATTTATCAAGATAGTGGAGATGCAATTTACGTAATGGATCAAGTAAGTGATGAAAAGAGTCAAGATGAAATTTGGTTAGAAAATATAGCTTTACAAGAAGCAATGGAAAAATTAAATAGTAGAGAAAAATTAATTTTAAATCTTAGATTTTTTGAAGGGAAAACTCAAATGGAAGTTGCTGAAGAAATAGGGATATCTCAAGCTCAGGTTTCAAGATTAGAAAAAACAGCCCTTGTTCATATGAGAAAATATATTTAA
- a CDS encoding PRC-barrel domain-containing protein, translated as MLEFKELEVINLYNGKILGNVSDLIINMKEGKIEAIIVPESNKIRTIFNTKNEYVILWNEIKKIGEEVILVVHDYESCLQE; from the coding sequence ATGTTAGAATTTAAAGAGCTAGAAGTAATAAATTTGTATAATGGTAAAATATTAGGAAATGTATCAGATTTGATTATTAATATGAAGGAAGGAAAGATAGAAGCAATTATAGTTCCAGAAAGTAATAAAATAAGAACAATTTTTAACACTAAAAATGAATATGTAATTTTATGGAACGAGATAAAAAAAATAGGAGAAGAAGTAATTTTAGTAGTTCATGATTATGAAAGTTGCTTACAAGAATAG
- the sigE gene encoding RNA polymerase sporulation sigma factor SigE, with product MLLLKLQIIYLKILYFFRLKNKNEIFYIGGSETLPPPLSIEEEQYLVNKLRNEEDTDNSAIKTILIERNLRLVVYIARKFENTGIGVEDLISIGTIGLIKAVNTFDPNKNIKLATYASRCIENEILMFLRRNNKVKMEISFDEPLNIDWDGNELLLSDILGTEEDIIHKSIEEQVDKELLKTAINKLNERERKIVELRFGLNNGVEKTQKEVADMLGISQSYISRLEKRIINRLKKEIKKMV from the coding sequence ATGTTATTATTAAAATTACAAATTATATATTTAAAAATATTATATTTTTTTAGATTAAAGAATAAAAATGAAATTTTTTATATAGGAGGAAGTGAAACCTTACCTCCTCCATTAAGTATAGAAGAAGAACAATATTTAGTAAATAAATTACGAAATGAAGAAGATACTGATAATAGTGCTATTAAGACTATTTTAATAGAACGTAATCTTAGATTGGTAGTTTATATTGCTAGAAAATTTGAAAATACAGGAATTGGTGTAGAGGACTTAATATCTATTGGTACTATAGGATTAATAAAAGCGGTAAATACTTTTGATCCCAATAAAAACATTAAATTGGCAACCTATGCATCAAGATGTATAGAAAATGAAATACTAATGTTTTTACGTAGAAATAATAAAGTAAAAATGGAAATATCTTTTGATGAGCCTTTAAATATAGATTGGGATGGAAATGAGCTACTTCTATCAGATATTTTAGGAACAGAAGAAGATATTATTCATAAAAGTATTGAAGAACAAGTAGATAAGGAATTATTAAAAACTGCTATAAATAAATTAAATGAACGAGAAAGAAAAATTGTGGAATTGAGATTTGGTTTAAATAATGGAGTAGAAAAAACGCAGAAAGAAGTAGCGGATATGTTAGGAATTTCTCAATCTTACATTTCGCGTTTAGAAAAAAGAATTATAAATAGATTAAAAAAGGAAATTAAAAAGATGGTATAA
- the spoIIM gene encoding stage II sporulation protein M, with translation MKNLLNVIQKHIRLNIIIYIITILALTIGIVMGTYTVKALSDSQKVELINYLEGFFQILESQKFDSYQLFFQTFINQLKLLIPIWILGATVIGMPIIILILGFRGFILGFTIGFIIDEFAFNGILFIILSILPHNLFYLPGLIGIGVMSISFSLFLLKSKLKKEKVYNRKAQFWTYTIVILMISIFLLLGSIIEGYITPIFMKTLSPNFI, from the coding sequence TTGAAAAATTTACTTAATGTAATACAGAAACATATACGTTTGAATATTATTATTTATATTATTACAATACTAGCATTAACAATAGGAATTGTGATGGGAACATATACAGTAAAGGCTTTATCTGATTCCCAAAAAGTTGAGTTAATAAATTATTTAGAAGGTTTTTTTCAAATATTAGAAAGTCAAAAATTTGATAGCTATCAATTATTTTTTCAAACTTTTATAAATCAATTAAAATTATTAATTCCTATATGGATATTAGGTGCTACTGTTATTGGAATGCCGATTATTATTTTAATTTTAGGATTTAGAGGATTTATTTTAGGATTTACTATTGGATTTATTATAGATGAATTTGCTTTTAATGGCATTTTATTTATTATATTATCCATTCTACCTCATAATTTATTTTATCTTCCAGGATTAATAGGGATAGGGGTTATGTCCATTAGCTTTTCTCTTTTTCTTTTAAAAAGCAAATTAAAAAAAGAAAAAGTATATAATCGTAAGGCACAATTTTGGACATACACTATTGTTATATTGATGATATCTATTTTTTTGTTATTAGGAAGTATTATTGAGGGATATATTACACCAATATTTATGAAAACTTTATCTCCTAATTTTATATAA
- a CDS encoding DUF3866 family protein — MIDREEGIVDKIIYEDKDIQEILVIIKNRKFKAMNFISLSGKCKIGDTVLLNTTAIKLKLGTGGYHYVITNLDDCEKIQEKKGHIMKLRYTPLQIAIQTMEEQESPYHDAIKNFKSLQGMPVIVGSLHSMLAPVAAFLKYYNPHLKITYIMSDGSSLPISISKSVRELKMKKLIDNTITFGHAFGGDYEAVNIYTALIGAKEITKCDIAIVTMGPGIVGTATEYGFTGIEQASIIDAVNTLQGDSIAIPRISFADKRKRHYGLSHHSITIFSKLIKTSTTISFPRLKDEVKMNIIKDKIIENKLNEKHNIQYRNTEELEKILEYFDIKVYTMARNYFQDSEFFQSAASAGKIALEKLKERMNL, encoded by the coding sequence ATGATAGATAGAGAAGAAGGAATTGTAGATAAAATTATTTATGAGGATAAAGACATACAGGAAATATTAGTTATAATAAAAAATAGAAAATTTAAAGCAATGAATTTTATTTCATTGTCTGGTAAGTGCAAAATAGGAGATACAGTGCTTTTAAATACAACCGCTATAAAGCTAAAATTAGGAACAGGAGGATATCATTATGTAATTACTAACTTAGATGATTGCGAAAAAATACAAGAGAAAAAAGGACATATTATGAAATTGAGATATACTCCTTTACAAATAGCTATTCAAACTATGGAAGAGCAAGAGAGCCCTTATCATGATGCTATAAAAAACTTTAAATCATTACAAGGAATGCCAGTAATTGTTGGTAGTTTACATAGTATGCTTGCACCAGTAGCAGCATTTTTAAAATATTATAATCCTCATTTAAAAATTACTTATATTATGTCAGATGGTTCTAGCTTGCCTATTTCTATAAGTAAATCTGTTCGAGAGTTAAAAATGAAAAAACTTATCGATAATACTATAACATTTGGACATGCTTTTGGCGGTGATTATGAAGCAGTGAATATATATACTGCTTTAATAGGAGCTAAAGAAATTACAAAATGTGATATTGCTATTGTAACAATGGGGCCTGGTATTGTTGGGACAGCTACAGAATATGGTTTTACTGGAATAGAACAAGCTTCTATTATAGATGCTGTAAATACTTTGCAAGGAGACTCTATTGCTATTCCAAGAATTAGTTTTGCAGATAAAAGAAAAAGGCATTATGGTTTAAGTCATCATTCTATTACTATTTTTTCTAAGCTTATTAAAACTTCAACTACTATTTCTTTTCCAAGATTAAAAGATGAAGTAAAAATGAATATTATAAAAGATAAAATTATAGAAAATAAGCTGAACGAAAAACATAATATACAATATAGAAATACTGAAGAATTAGAAAAAATTTTAGAATATTTTGATATAAAAGTGTATACAATGGCAAGAAATTATTTTCAAGATTCTGAGTTTTTCCAAAGTGCTGCTTCTGCTGGGAAAATAGCTTTAGAAAAATTGAAAGAAAGGATGAATTTATAA
- a CDS encoding glycosyltransferase family 2 protein yields the protein MKDKFVSILIPAFNEEKRIGNTLKPLIDSDLIDEIIVIDDGSLDHTAKKARDYGVIVSRLEKNMGKGWALQHGIKQAKGNIIGFLDGDVEESSIEIEKLIQPIIDEQCDVTIAKFPPSTKKGGFGFVKKLAQKGIYFYTKKQISSSLSGQRVFKREVLENIGFPIGGYGVEVDMTIDILKKGYKISEVPVNMKHAETGRDLEGFKHRGKQFLDIFYVLLKRLVRRK from the coding sequence ATGAAAGATAAATTTGTAAGTATATTAATACCAGCTTTTAATGAAGAAAAGAGAATTGGGAATACTTTAAAACCATTAATAGATAGTGATTTAATAGATGAGATTATTGTGATTGATGATGGTTCATTAGATCATACAGCAAAAAAAGCTAGGGATTATGGAGTTATAGTTAGTAGATTAGAGAAAAACATGGGAAAGGGATGGGCACTTCAACATGGCATTAAACAAGCAAAGGGAAATATAATTGGATTTTTAGATGGAGATGTTGAGGAGAGTTCTATAGAAATAGAAAAATTGATCCAACCTATTATAGATGAACAATGTGATGTAACTATTGCAAAATTTCCTCCTTCTACTAAAAAAGGCGGTTTTGGATTTGTAAAGAAATTAGCCCAGAAAGGAATTTATTTTTATACTAAAAAACAAATATCTTCTTCTCTTTCTGGACAGAGAGTTTTTAAAAGAGAAGTATTAGAAAATATAGGATTTCCTATTGGTGGTTATGGAGTAGAAGTTGATATGACTATTGATATTTTAAAAAAAGGATATAAAATTTCAGAAGTTCCGGTAAACATGAAGCATGCAGAGACAGGAAGAGATTTAGAAGGATTTAAACATAGAGGGAAACAATTTTTAGATATTTTTTATGTTTTACTTAAAAGGCTGGTTAGGAGGAAATAA
- the spoIIGA gene encoding sigma-E processing peptidase SpoIIGA translates to MLYIYGDIVLFENFIINYIIIWLTAHFSKKKTNLFKMLLGSLVGAIYTIFLFLPSMNFLNTLSMKICLSILIIVIVFTPEKVMDFIRPFSIFYLISFIFGGIAFALIYISNEGGLSSNGFFYISNFPVSLFITTLIIGLFIIKISWEYIQKKISKENILATVYLYIDERKIKIKGLFDTANFLRDPVSRLPVIVVEYDFIQAILPEEINNIFKYNQEQNFQVISKTLLNSNWAKRFRMIPYSSIGKENGLLIGFKTDKIIILDKKEKKEIINVIMAIYCHRLSEDGEYSALLNPEILNM, encoded by the coding sequence ATGTTATATATTTATGGAGATATAGTTCTTTTTGAAAATTTTATTATAAATTATATTATTATTTGGTTAACAGCTCATTTTTCTAAGAAAAAAACCAATTTATTTAAGATGTTATTAGGATCCTTAGTAGGAGCAATTTATACAATATTTTTATTCTTACCTTCCATGAATTTTTTAAATACACTATCTATGAAAATATGTTTATCTATTTTAATTATTGTAATTGTTTTTACTCCAGAAAAAGTTATGGATTTTATTAGACCTTTTTCTATATTTTATTTAATTTCTTTTATCTTTGGGGGAATTGCTTTTGCTTTAATTTATATAAGTAATGAAGGTGGCCTTTCTTCTAATGGTTTTTTTTATATTTCAAATTTTCCTGTAAGTTTATTTATTACTACTTTAATTATAGGATTATTTATTATTAAAATTTCTTGGGAATATATTCAGAAAAAAATATCTAAGGAAAATATTCTTGCAACTGTTTATTTATATATTGATGAAAGAAAGATTAAAATAAAAGGTCTTTTTGATACCGCTAATTTTCTTCGAGATCCTGTTTCAAGATTACCTGTTATTGTTGTAGAATATGATTTTATTCAAGCTATTTTACCAGAAGAAATAAATAATATTTTTAAATATAATCAAGAGCAAAATTTTCAAGTAATTTCTAAAACTCTTTTAAATTCTAATTGGGCAAAACGTTTTAGAATGATACCTTATTCATCTATTGGAAAAGAAAATGGTTTATTAATTGGGTTTAAAACAGATAAAATTATAATATTAGATAAAAAAGAAAAAAAGGAAATTATTAATGTTATCATGGCTATTTATTGTCATAGACTTAGTGAAGATGGGGAATATAGTGCTTTATTAAATCCAGAAATTTTAAATATGTAG
- a CDS encoding copper transporter, producing the protein MINMRYFIVSLAAVFLALGIGIFIGFTVDGQEIFLNQQETLIDEMEYKFGEIRKENEELQENIELKSQEIKNYEDFTSMIFPTLANSKLQGLNIAIIETNDDYIYNEIPSAVEKAGGKVPFTIYIKKEFLLEDSKKFNEIYHYFTKEKGGSIDKDNFQTFLAEKISQAILEQNLQMLEFFRKQDMIEVKGEYTSDIDYFIIAGGSATKERADMVKKVDIPFINKIKEYNLPVIGVEQSDVKYSYIEQYKKQKISTIDNIDTLIGQYSLIKVMQGNEGNYGIKSSADFLIPQP; encoded by the coding sequence ATGATTAATATGCGTTATTTTATTGTATCATTAGCAGCAGTTTTTCTTGCTTTAGGGATAGGTATATTTATAGGATTTACTGTTGATGGCCAAGAAATTTTTTTAAATCAACAAGAAACGCTTATTGATGAAATGGAATATAAATTTGGGGAAATTAGAAAAGAAAATGAAGAATTACAAGAAAATATTGAATTAAAAAGTCAAGAAATTAAAAATTATGAAGATTTTACTAGTATGATATTTCCTACTTTAGCAAATTCAAAGTTACAAGGGTTAAATATTGCAATTATAGAAACAAATGATGACTATATTTATAATGAAATACCTTCAGCAGTTGAAAAAGCGGGAGGAAAAGTACCTTTTACTATATATATTAAAAAAGAATTTTTGTTAGAGGATTCTAAAAAATTTAATGAGATCTACCACTATTTTACTAAAGAAAAAGGTGGATCTATAGATAAAGATAATTTTCAAACTTTTCTTGCTGAAAAAATATCTCAAGCTATTTTAGAACAAAATCTACAAATGTTAGAGTTTTTCAGAAAACAAGATATGATTGAAGTGAAAGGGGAATATACTAGTGATATAGATTATTTTATTATAGCTGGTGGTAGTGCAACTAAGGAAAGGGCAGATATGGTAAAGAAAGTAGATATTCCTTTTATTAATAAAATTAAAGAATATAATTTACCAGTTATAGGAGTAGAGCAAAGTGATGTAAAGTATTCTTACATAGAACAATATAAGAAACAAAAGATCTCTACTATTGATAATATTGATACTTTAATTGGACAATATTCTTTGATTAAAGTAATGCAAGGAAATGAGGGGAACTATGGAATTAAATCTTCAGCAGATTTTCTTATTCCACAACCATAA
- the nrdR gene encoding transcriptional regulator NrdR, whose amino-acid sequence MKCPFCNSIESKVVDSRPTDDGEVIRRRRECTHCYKRFTTYEKIEDIPLIIIKKNGNREPYDRNKIMNGALKACEKRPVSIKQIEQLVDLVEKKIFNSMEKEVSSTLIGELLMEQLKKIDEVAYVRFASVYRQFKDINTFMEELNKLLKEK is encoded by the coding sequence GTGAAATGTCCGTTTTGTAACTCTATAGAAAGTAAAGTTGTAGATTCTCGCCCAACGGATGACGGAGAAGTAATACGTAGAAGAAGAGAATGTACACATTGTTATAAAAGATTTACAACTTATGAGAAAATTGAAGATATTCCATTAATTATCATAAAGAAAAATGGAAATAGAGAACCTTATGATAGAAATAAAATTATGAATGGAGCTTTAAAAGCTTGTGAAAAACGTCCAGTATCTATTAAGCAAATAGAACAATTAGTTGATTTGGTGGAAAAAAAAATATTTAATAGTATGGAAAAAGAAGTTTCTAGCACTTTGATTGGCGAATTATTAATGGAACAATTAAAAAAAATAGACGAAGTTGCCTATGTGAGATTTGCATCTGTATATAGACAATTTAAAGATATTAATACTTTTATGGAAGAATTAAATAAATTGTTAAAAGAGAAATAA
- a CDS encoding tyrosine recombinase, whose product MDYNSYLEIYKIYLLEEKHSSIHTVESYIRDVKQFLKFCNNQNINVLNGISTTHIISYLLFLQKKGRATSTISRNLASLRSLFQFLFDHGYIDVNPTINLQTPKIEKKIPQTLSIYEMKTLLEMPDIHTKKGIRDKAILEVLYATGLKVTELLGLKIQDVNLTQGNIIYNCENNKRVLPIGRMAIQFLDNYINHCRDKIVLDKAQDILFVNMQGKEMTRQGLWKIIKYYAKKANINKSITPHMIRHSCALHLIQNGADLCSIQELLGHSDISSTQMYLRATDNQDLKDVYKKTHPRA is encoded by the coding sequence GTGGATTATAATAGTTATTTAGAAATCTATAAAATTTATTTACTAGAAGAAAAACATTCTTCTATACATACAGTAGAGAGTTATATAAGAGATGTAAAACAATTTTTAAAATTCTGTAATAATCAAAATATAAATGTTTTAAATGGAATTTCTACAACCCATATTATTTCTTATTTACTTTTTCTTCAAAAGAAAGGGAGAGCTACTTCTACTATTTCTAGAAATTTAGCTTCTTTAAGAAGTTTATTTCAATTTCTTTTTGATCATGGATATATAGATGTAAATCCAACTATAAATCTTCAAACTCCTAAGATAGAAAAAAAAATTCCACAAACTTTGTCTATTTATGAAATGAAAACTCTTCTTGAAATGCCAGATATTCATACCAAAAAAGGAATAAGAGACAAGGCAATTTTGGAAGTTCTATATGCTACAGGATTAAAAGTAACAGAGTTGCTTGGCTTAAAAATTCAAGATGTTAACCTTACACAGGGTAATATAATTTATAATTGTGAAAATAATAAAAGAGTACTTCCTATTGGTCGCATGGCTATTCAATTTTTAGATAATTATATAAATCATTGTAGAGATAAAATAGTTTTAGATAAAGCACAAGATATTTTATTTGTAAATATGCAAGGGAAAGAGATGACTCGTCAAGGATTATGGAAAATTATTAAATATTATGCCAAAAAAGCAAATATTAACAAATCTATTACTCCTCATATGATACGACATTCTTGTGCTTTACATCTTATTCAAAATGGTGCGGACTTATGTTCTATACAGGAATTATTAGGCCATTCAGATATTTCTAGTACGCAAATGTATTTACGAGCAACTGATAATCAAGATCTAAAAGATGTATATAAAAAAACTCATCCACGAGCTTAG
- a CDS encoding NUDIX hydrolase: MKHSEKTIGTKKIFKGKIINLRVDNVLLENGNTSTREIVEHNGGVAILAINKNGNVFLVKQFRKPFEKELIELPAGKLESGEKPEECAIRELEEEIGYKANKIEKLNSIYTSPGFSNEIIHIFLALDLQKTKIHRDENEFMDVIEISLEEAKKMIDTGQIHDAKTIIGILSFLLKN; encoded by the coding sequence ATGAAGCATAGTGAAAAAACGATTGGAACAAAAAAGATTTTCAAAGGTAAAATAATAAACTTGCGAGTAGATAATGTATTGTTAGAAAATGGGAATACATCTACACGAGAAATTGTAGAACATAATGGGGGAGTAGCTATTTTAGCCATTAATAAAAATGGAAATGTATTTCTTGTAAAACAATTCCGGAAACCTTTTGAAAAAGAATTGATTGAATTACCTGCTGGAAAATTAGAATCTGGAGAAAAACCAGAAGAGTGTGCTATAAGAGAATTAGAAGAAGAAATTGGATATAAAGCCAATAAAATTGAAAAATTAAATTCTATTTATACTTCTCCTGGATTTTCTAATGAAATTATTCATATTTTTTTAGCTTTAGATTTACAAAAAACAAAAATTCATAGAGATGAAAATGAATTTATGGATGTTATAGAGATAAGTTTAGAAGAAGCAAAAAAGATGATAGACACTGGACAGATTCATGATGCTAAAACAATTATTGGAATTTTATCTTTTTTATTAAAAAATTAA
- the steA gene encoding putative cytokinetic ring protein SteA translates to MIKGTVRIDKKTKELAKRIQPGEIAIINHKDIDEVAAESLVSAKTKLIINLDTSISGKYPNLGPKVLLDANISILDEVKGDFFQIVKEGDEIEIIDNEIYKNGEFIGKGQWLTKEILEYKINQAKRNLSNELDKFIENTLEYAKKEKDIILNGISIPKIKTSIKGRHVVVVVRGKNYKEDLSTLQSYIREEKPVLIGVDGGADALIEFGYKPNIIVGDMDSVSDNALQLCDEIIVHAYTDGRAPGMDRIKKLGLEAVTIPAPGTSEDIAMLIAHEKGADLIVALGSHSNMIDFLEKGRKGMASTFLVRLKVGAKLIDAKGVNKLYHTGIKLKYIFILIISALLPIIIIGTYSPGIQYLLRLLEMRLKILFEF, encoded by the coding sequence ATGATAAAAGGAACGGTAAGAATAGATAAAAAAACAAAAGAATTAGCTAAACGAATTCAGCCAGGAGAAATTGCAATTATAAATCATAAAGATATTGATGAAGTAGCTGCTGAATCTTTAGTAAGCGCGAAAACGAAACTTATTATAAATTTAGATACATCTATAAGTGGAAAATATCCAAATTTAGGACCTAAAGTATTATTAGATGCTAATATTTCTATTTTAGATGAAGTAAAAGGAGATTTTTTTCAAATTGTAAAAGAAGGCGATGAAATTGAAATTATAGATAATGAAATATATAAGAATGGAGAATTTATTGGTAAGGGGCAATGGTTAACTAAAGAGATATTAGAATATAAAATAAATCAGGCAAAAAGAAATTTATCTAATGAATTAGATAAATTTATAGAAAATACATTAGAATATGCTAAAAAAGAAAAAGATATTATTTTAAATGGAATTTCCATTCCAAAAATAAAAACCTCAATAAAAGGGAGACATGTTGTTGTCGTAGTAAGAGGGAAAAATTATAAAGAGGATTTAAGTACCTTACAATCTTATATTAGAGAAGAAAAACCTGTTCTAATTGGTGTAGATGGAGGTGCTGATGCCTTAATTGAATTTGGGTACAAGCCTAATATTATAGTGGGAGATATGGATAGTGTAAGTGATAATGCTCTACAACTTTGTGATGAAATTATTGTACATGCTTATACAGATGGAAGAGCCCCTGGAATGGACAGAATTAAGAAATTGGGATTAGAAGCAGTTACAATACCAGCTCCTGGTACAAGTGAAGATATTGCAATGTTAATTGCCCATGAAAAAGGAGCAGATTTAATTGTTGCTTTAGGTAGTCATTCTAATATGATTGATTTTTTAGAAAAAGGTAGGAAGGGAATGGCAAGTACTTTTTTGGTGCGATTAAAAGTAGGAGCAAAATTGATAGATGCTAAAGGAGTGAACAAGTTATATCATACAGGGATAAAATTAAAGTATATTTTTATATTAATAATATCAGCATTACTACCTATTATTATTATTGGAACATATTCTCCAGGTATACAATATTTGCTTAGATTATTGGAAATGCGTTTGAAGATATTATTTGAATTTTAA
- a CDS encoding small basic family protein, with protein sequence MLLPLLGLMLGIILGFILPFNIPLIYSSYMSIAVLAALDSVFGGIRSSLEGAFDTNIFISGFFGNAILAAFLAYVGDRLGVPLYYAAIFAFGTRLFQNFAIIRRCFLKKITKK encoded by the coding sequence ATGTTACTTCCATTATTAGGATTAATGTTGGGAATTATTTTAGGATTTATTTTACCTTTTAATATCCCTCTAATTTATTCTTCTTATATGTCTATAGCTGTATTAGCAGCTTTAGATTCTGTTTTTGGTGGAATTAGATCAAGTTTGGAAGGTGCATTTGATACAAATATCTTTATTTCTGGTTTCTTTGGTAATGCAATTTTAGCAGCGTTTTTAGCATATGTAGGAGATCGATTAGGAGTTCCTTTATATTATGCTGCTATTTTTGCTTTTGGAACAAGATTATTTCAAAATTTTGCTATTATTAGAAGATGTTTTTTAAAAAAGATTACAAAAAAGTAA